One genomic region from Streptomyces sp. NBC_00457 encodes:
- a CDS encoding glycoside hydrolase family 31 protein, which produces MPRLRRTVRRSSVALVLAAPLLGSAPAAADSGPITFATSAYELRVATDRLTVTTVRAGRTVLATAPAAFRFRIGADWHIVREVTGSTRDGNTLRVTAATDLPGVTVDLRITLRSDRYDVNWSLSGARADALSTAYDLDSAGHWYGHGENSDQTVQPWPLDSGQLVDTGFSPASYQVVSPFWYTSSATGLRADTNDPMDVRINSGGNGLGEFTVTGERPAASTVFVEDTPAEVYRDHIALVGKPERSDTPYEQYATPLWNSWAQLYGEQTQENVLAWARALAGAGLGGHAVQIEESVIAADFGERFPDLPALSEQLDRLGFDLGMWTGLYMPETAANFSEAIDNGYLLKDPSDPSKPCLFTWWNGRQTGLIDLANPAARQWYTDDLHAQTRELGVAGFKFDTAFFDDRCAPYPGATRADYVKYGTELADEFDQQGAGLRVAWNAAQAKGFATRTADKPTTFGGLRAAVSANLAVSTIGYPFVETDMIGGSLSYPPPSKEVLARWAQAASLMPLMYASTSPTGVRDATTGEWVGYDKETVELYRSAIATHERLAPYIWDQVQQTLKTGDPIMRPLFFDFPKDAASYTVTDEWMLGPAVLAAPQLDEGTARDVFLPTGTWRDVTNGKVVRGPVTLKGYRTPLGVTPAFVNLKAKGATKAYEALKRTGAER; this is translated from the coding sequence ATGCCCAGGCTGAGACGAACCGTCCGCCGCAGCTCGGTGGCGCTGGTCCTGGCCGCGCCGCTACTCGGCTCAGCTCCAGCGGCCGCCGACTCCGGGCCGATCACCTTCGCGACATCCGCCTACGAACTGCGCGTCGCCACGGACCGGTTGACCGTCACCACCGTACGGGCAGGCCGGACCGTCCTGGCCACCGCGCCCGCGGCGTTCCGGTTCCGGATCGGCGCCGACTGGCACATCGTCCGGGAGGTCACCGGCAGTACGCGTGACGGCAACACCCTGCGCGTCACCGCCGCCACCGACCTGCCGGGCGTCACCGTGGATCTGCGGATCACCCTGCGCTCCGACCGGTACGACGTGAACTGGTCCCTGTCGGGCGCCCGGGCCGACGCGCTCAGCACGGCGTACGACCTGGACAGCGCCGGGCACTGGTACGGCCACGGCGAGAACAGCGACCAGACGGTCCAGCCGTGGCCGCTGGACTCCGGGCAACTGGTGGACACCGGGTTCAGCCCGGCGTCGTACCAGGTGGTCTCCCCCTTTTGGTACACATCCAGCGCCACCGGGCTGCGGGCGGACACGAACGACCCGATGGACGTGCGGATCAACTCCGGTGGCAACGGGCTCGGCGAGTTCACCGTCACCGGCGAACGGCCCGCCGCCTCCACGGTGTTCGTCGAGGACACCCCCGCCGAGGTGTACCGCGACCACATCGCGCTGGTCGGCAAGCCCGAACGCTCCGACACCCCCTACGAGCAGTACGCCACCCCTCTCTGGAACTCCTGGGCCCAGCTCTACGGCGAGCAGACCCAGGAGAACGTCCTCGCCTGGGCCCGCGCGCTGGCCGGCGCCGGGCTCGGCGGGCACGCGGTGCAGATCGAGGAGAGCGTGATCGCGGCCGACTTCGGCGAACGCTTCCCCGATCTGCCCGCCCTGTCCGAGCAACTCGACCGCCTCGGCTTCGACCTCGGCATGTGGACGGGCCTGTACATGCCCGAGACCGCCGCCAACTTCTCCGAAGCCATCGACAACGGGTATCTGCTGAAGGACCCGTCCGACCCGTCCAAGCCGTGCCTCTTCACCTGGTGGAACGGCCGGCAGACCGGGCTGATCGACCTGGCGAACCCGGCCGCGCGGCAGTGGTACACCGACGATCTCCACGCGCAGACGCGTGAGTTGGGGGTCGCCGGGTTCAAGTTCGACACCGCCTTCTTCGACGACCGGTGCGCCCCCTATCCGGGGGCGACCCGCGCCGACTACGTGAAGTACGGCACCGAGCTGGCCGACGAGTTCGACCAGCAGGGCGCCGGGCTGCGGGTCGCGTGGAACGCCGCGCAGGCCAAGGGCTTCGCCACCCGCACGGCCGACAAGCCGACCACCTTCGGCGGGCTGCGCGCCGCGGTCTCGGCCAACCTGGCGGTCTCCACGATCGGTTACCCGTTCGTCGAGACCGACATGATCGGCGGCTCGCTGAGCTACCCGCCGCCCTCCAAGGAGGTTCTGGCCCGCTGGGCGCAGGCGGCGTCCCTGATGCCGCTGATGTACGCCTCCACCTCACCCACCGGCGTACGGGACGCGACGACCGGCGAGTGGGTCGGCTACGACAAGGAGACGGTCGAGCTCTACCGGTCGGCCATCGCGACGCACGAGCGGCTGGCCCCGTACATCTGGGACCAGGTGCAGCAGACGCTGAAGACCGGTGACCCGATCATGCGGCCGCTGTTCTTCGACTTCCCGAAGGACGCCGCGAGTTACACGGTCACCGACGAGTGGATGCTCGGCCCGGCCGTGCTGGCCGCGCCCCAGCTCGACGAAGGCACCGCCCGGGACGTCTTCCTGCCGACCGGAACATGGCGTGACGTCACCAACGGCAAGGTCGTCCGCGGCCCCGTGACGCTCAAGGGCTATCGCACTCCGCTCGGGGTGACCCCGGCGTTCGTGAACCTCAAGGCCAAGGGCGCCACCAAGGCGTACGAGGCGCTCAAGCGCACCGGCGCGGAACGGTAA
- a CDS encoding beta-galactosidase, whose product MSLARVGRLRTPLAAALAAVLLAVLSAAVPAHATVPAAEVAEVAEDTMAAKPTPHTVSYDKYSVKVDGERLFVWSGEFHYWRLPSPDLWRDVLQKIKASGMNAVSIYFDWGFHSPAKGRYDFSGVRDVDKLLDMAEEAGLYVIARPGPYINAETDGGGFPGWLMTQKGQARSTDPEYLDAAREWLKEIDKILARRQVTDGTGPVLLYQVENELYDPEGRDYIVELSKQVRADGITVPLVGNEPMPQYTGGEGLDFVGELDQYNSFCKGEWWLPTLKRQQDDAPLAIFEAGTGWFQTWGDTGYEKCREKMGPAYQKIVNKHEVMQGTTIENLYMTYGGTNWGWLADPRQVYTSYDYGAPISEPRQTGADYDEMKRQGLFYTTTGPLTATDPADAPASSNNAVHIEARANPDTDTQFLYLRHGDPMADADATTTFDWQTPDGTYPVTTRLNGKTGKILVAGHDLGGGQQLVYSTSELLTSAGTGDRTQAVLYGGEGDRGQTMLRYSAEPKVTVLDGKADATWDAERGDLKLDYTHSGLTRVLVQGGGRPDLLLLIGTDDEAAGFWRQDTPAGPVLERGTELVRAASVTGRGTTLALTGDAKKAGPLEVFAPPGVRTVTWNGVPLKVKPTSSGSLLGTVPGPEDVKLPELTGWKTSAETPEADPDFDDSSWTYADKLTTDNPTKPGTLPVLYQDEYGYHHGYVWYRGRFKATGTEKSLSLTGYATNPDTSSAAVGAYSVWINGKFAGTSQTGRKTFPIAEGLLREGKENVISVLVGTMGHNEDFTWNSDDHKQPRGLTTAYLAGSDAQITWRIQGARGGEKPVDTVRGHMNNGGLYGERSGWTLPGYPDRSWDAATLPASDTTPGIAWYRTTFNPRLPKGQDVSVGVTITDDPDRNYRALIYVNGWLMGHYVNDTGPQHTFPVPNGILRADGKNTIAIASWSEDAKSGGLGKVGLTTLGNVASSLRVADVAAPAYDAATHADPATPARVTVDAPDTVEPGNSYQVTATAAVPDNGKTLRDLTLSPKLPDGWTATPAGPVRLGTLKPGASAKAEWTVTVPAGQKTGTVAILRATADFTRVGKPGSVTGEQVVAAQPPPLTAGEHYVSDLPFQSSSNGWGPVERDQSNGENAEGDGLPITLHDNVYDKGLGTHAGSSVQVWLGGTCTAFHAALGLDQETYGRSDGPATVTYTVLADGTPVYESGTVDRDTATKEIDVDVAGARRLELVVSDAGDGNALDHADWADAKLTCGGGA is encoded by the coding sequence GTGAGCCTCGCACGAGTTGGACGACTGCGTACCCCACTGGCCGCGGCGTTGGCCGCCGTACTACTCGCGGTCCTGTCCGCGGCGGTGCCGGCCCACGCCACGGTCCCGGCCGCCGAAGTCGCCGAAGTCGCGGAAGACACCATGGCCGCCAAGCCCACGCCGCACACGGTCAGTTACGACAAGTACTCCGTCAAGGTCGACGGCGAGCGGCTCTTCGTCTGGTCAGGGGAGTTCCACTACTGGCGGCTCCCCAGCCCCGACCTGTGGCGCGACGTGCTCCAGAAGATCAAGGCGAGCGGTATGAACGCCGTCTCGATCTACTTCGACTGGGGTTTCCACTCCCCGGCGAAGGGCCGTTACGACTTCAGCGGTGTCCGTGACGTCGACAAGCTCCTCGACATGGCCGAGGAGGCCGGGCTCTATGTCATCGCCCGGCCGGGCCCGTACATCAACGCCGAGACGGACGGCGGAGGCTTCCCCGGCTGGCTGATGACACAGAAGGGACAGGCCCGCTCCACCGACCCCGAATATCTCGACGCCGCCCGCGAGTGGCTCAAGGAGATCGACAAGATCCTCGCCCGCCGCCAGGTCACCGACGGCACCGGGCCGGTGCTGCTCTACCAGGTCGAGAACGAGCTGTACGACCCGGAAGGCCGCGACTACATCGTCGAGCTGAGCAAGCAGGTACGGGCAGACGGCATCACCGTGCCCCTCGTCGGCAACGAGCCGATGCCGCAGTACACGGGCGGTGAGGGCCTGGACTTCGTCGGCGAGCTGGACCAGTACAACTCCTTCTGCAAGGGCGAGTGGTGGCTGCCCACCCTCAAACGGCAGCAGGACGACGCACCGCTGGCGATCTTCGAGGCGGGCACCGGCTGGTTCCAGACCTGGGGCGACACCGGCTACGAGAAGTGCCGGGAGAAGATGGGCCCCGCCTACCAGAAGATCGTCAACAAGCACGAGGTCATGCAGGGCACGACGATCGAGAACCTCTACATGACCTACGGCGGCACCAACTGGGGCTGGCTCGCCGACCCGCGTCAGGTCTACACCTCGTACGACTACGGCGCACCGATCAGCGAGCCGCGCCAGACCGGCGCCGACTACGACGAGATGAAGCGGCAGGGCCTCTTCTACACCACCACCGGACCGCTCACCGCGACCGATCCGGCCGACGCCCCGGCCTCGTCCAACAACGCCGTGCACATCGAAGCCCGCGCCAACCCGGACACCGACACCCAGTTCCTCTATCTCCGGCACGGCGATCCGATGGCCGACGCCGACGCCACCACCACCTTCGACTGGCAGACCCCGGACGGCACCTATCCGGTCACCACACGGCTCAACGGCAAGACCGGCAAGATCCTCGTCGCAGGCCACGACCTCGGCGGTGGTCAGCAGCTCGTCTACTCCACGAGTGAGCTGCTGACCAGTGCAGGGACCGGTGACCGCACTCAAGCCGTGCTGTACGGCGGCGAAGGTGACCGGGGACAGACCATGCTTCGCTACTCCGCCGAGCCCAAGGTCACCGTGCTCGACGGCAAGGCGGACGCCACCTGGGACGCCGAGCGCGGCGACCTGAAGCTGGACTACACCCACTCCGGCCTTACCCGGGTCCTCGTCCAGGGCGGCGGCCGCCCCGATCTGCTGCTGCTCATCGGCACCGACGACGAGGCCGCCGGCTTCTGGCGGCAGGACACGCCGGCCGGTCCGGTCCTGGAACGCGGCACCGAACTGGTCCGTGCGGCGTCGGTCACCGGCCGGGGGACGACGCTCGCGCTCACCGGCGATGCGAAGAAGGCGGGCCCTCTGGAGGTCTTCGCCCCGCCCGGCGTACGGACCGTCACCTGGAACGGCGTACCCCTGAAGGTGAAACCGACCTCCTCGGGCAGCCTGCTGGGCACCGTCCCCGGCCCGGAGGACGTCAAGCTCCCCGAGCTGACCGGCTGGAAGACGTCCGCCGAAACCCCCGAGGCCGACCCGGACTTCGACGACTCGTCATGGACGTACGCCGACAAGCTGACCACCGACAATCCGACCAAGCCCGGAACTCTGCCGGTGCTCTACCAGGACGAGTACGGCTACCACCACGGCTACGTCTGGTACCGGGGCCGTTTCAAGGCCACCGGCACCGAGAAGTCCCTGTCCCTCACCGGATACGCCACCAACCCCGACACCTCGTCGGCGGCAGTGGGCGCGTACTCGGTGTGGATCAACGGGAAGTTCGCCGGGACGAGTCAGACCGGCCGCAAGACCTTCCCCATCGCCGAAGGGCTGCTGCGCGAGGGCAAGGAGAACGTGATCTCCGTCCTGGTCGGCACCATGGGCCACAACGAGGACTTCACCTGGAACAGCGACGACCACAAGCAGCCGCGCGGCTTGACCACGGCGTATCTGGCTGGCTCCGACGCGCAGATCACCTGGCGCATCCAGGGCGCCCGGGGCGGCGAGAAGCCCGTCGACACCGTACGCGGGCACATGAACAACGGCGGTCTGTACGGGGAGCGTTCGGGCTGGACACTGCCAGGCTACCCGGACCGGTCCTGGGACGCGGCCACGCTGCCGGCCAGCGACACCACTCCCGGTATCGCCTGGTACCGCACCACGTTCAATCCGCGGCTGCCCAAGGGCCAGGACGTCTCCGTCGGCGTCACCATCACGGATGACCCCGACCGCAACTACCGCGCTCTCATCTATGTCAACGGCTGGCTGATGGGCCACTACGTCAACGACACCGGCCCCCAGCACACCTTCCCCGTCCCCAACGGCATTCTGCGCGCCGACGGCAAGAACACCATCGCCATCGCCTCGTGGAGCGAGGACGCGAAGAGCGGCGGCCTCGGAAAGGTGGGTCTCACCACGCTCGGGAATGTCGCCTCCTCGCTGCGGGTCGCCGATGTGGCCGCCCCGGCCTACGACGCCGCCACCCACGCCGACCCGGCCACCCCGGCGCGGGTGACCGTCGACGCCCCCGACACCGTCGAACCGGGCAACAGCTACCAGGTCACGGCGACAGCCGCCGTACCGGACAACGGCAAGACGCTCCGCGACCTCACTCTGAGCCCGAAGCTGCCCGACGGCTGGACCGCGACCCCGGCCGGCCCGGTCCGGCTCGGCACCCTCAAACCCGGTGCCTCGGCGAAAGCCGAGTGGACCGTCACCGTGCCCGCCGGCCAGAAGACCGGCACTGTCGCCATCCTCCGCGCCACCGCCGACTTCACCCGCGTCGGCAAGCCCGGTTCGGTGACCGGGGAACAGGTGGTGGCAGCACAGCCACCGCCGCTCACGGCCGGCGAACACTACGTCAGCGATCTGCCGTTCCAGTCCAGCAGCAACGGCTGGGGCCCGGTCGAACGCGACCAGTCCAACGGCGAGAACGCCGAGGGCGACGGCCTGCCGATCACCCTCCACGACAACGTCTACGACAAGGGCCTCGGCACACACGCGGGCAGCAGCGTCCAGGTGTGGCTCGGCGGCACCTGCACCGCCTTCCACGCCGCGCTCGGCCTCGACCAGGAGACCTACGGCCGCTCCGACGGCCCGGCCACCGTCACCTACACCGTCCTCGCCGACGGAACGCCCGTCTACGAGAGCGGCACAGTCGACCGGGACACCGCGACCAAGGAGATCGACGTCGACGTGGCAGGCGCCCGGCGGCTCGAACTCGTCGTCTCGGACGCCGGGGACGGCAACGCCCTCGACCACGCGGACTGGGCCGACGCCAAGCTGACCTGCGGCGGCGGTGCCTGA